The Bacteroidales bacterium genome has a window encoding:
- the feoB gene encoding ferrous iron transport protein B, whose protein sequence is MKLSELKTGETAVIVKIRGYGEFRHRITEMGFVKSKEVYVVKHAPLRDPIEYRVMGYDVSLRHTEADLIEVVKIDEPGYQQKAGQFEIIDREELKKGLVKKGKNIHVAFVGNPNAGKTTLFNALSGSHEKVGNYGGVTVDLKQTVSHFNDYTITFVDLPGTYSLSAYSQEEIFVRNYIFNKKPDIVVNVVDSGNFERNLYLTTQLIDMDIKVIMALNMYDEMIQKGAKLDSQSLSQMLGIPMIPTVGHKGKGITKLMQKIVDVYEDKDPIVRHIHIHYGAEVEKAIECIEPLINENRDIIAHRSPRYLAIRALESDALVRGILSKADNFEDIHKVTKENAKRIETYYTEKIETIIADARYGFISGALRETYKQTKQNRRQLTDSIDAVLTHKIFGFPIFFAFMFIMFYATFNLGKYPVEWIESAVSWINSIVSNILPDGSFKDLLTDGIISGVGSVLVFLPNILILFFFISFMEDTGYMARAAFIMDKVMHKMGLHGKSFISLLMGFGCNVPAILSTRMLENKNDRILTMLINPFMSCSARLPVYILIIGAFFPKYPTLMLMGIYLFGILLAVVTAIIFKKTLFKQKEAPFVMELPPYRMPTAKVVLRNMWNKSYEYIRKVGGTILVAVIIIWSLGYFPRNSELDTQKEQEIASVVSNSDSYTNPTAVIDSISNEYKSKHFEQSYLRSIGTAIEPILRPAGIDWQLGVSIVTGIAAKEVIISTLSVIYHVNDDNEDNTSLKEILIAKSKNDESGITHLSALSFLVFVLIYFPCVGVVVAVKKETNGWKWPLFLVAYTTILAWVIAVIVYQVGSLFL, encoded by the coding sequence ATGAAGCTTTCGGAATTAAAAACAGGCGAAACGGCAGTTATTGTAAAGATTAGAGGGTACGGCGAATTTCGTCACCGAATTACCGAAATGGGCTTTGTAAAAAGCAAAGAAGTTTATGTGGTTAAACACGCCCCACTCCGCGACCCAATTGAATACAGGGTTATGGGCTACGACGTTTCGCTAAGACACACCGAAGCCGATTTAATAGAAGTAGTCAAGATTGATGAGCCTGGATATCAACAAAAAGCAGGGCAATTCGAAATAATTGACCGTGAAGAACTAAAAAAAGGTCTTGTTAAAAAAGGAAAAAATATTCATGTCGCGTTTGTGGGCAATCCAAATGCTGGAAAAACAACTCTTTTTAATGCGCTCAGTGGCTCTCACGAAAAGGTTGGCAACTACGGTGGTGTTACAGTTGACCTAAAACAGACCGTTTCACACTTTAACGACTACACCATTACATTTGTTGACCTGCCCGGAACTTACAGTCTATCAGCATATTCGCAAGAGGAGATTTTTGTACGCAACTATATTTTTAATAAAAAACCCGATATCGTTGTCAACGTAGTTGATTCGGGCAATTTTGAACGAAACCTATATCTCACCACACAGCTAATCGACATGGACATAAAAGTTATTATGGCTCTGAACATGTACGATGAGATGATCCAAAAGGGTGCAAAGCTCGATAGCCAAAGCCTGTCACAAATGCTTGGTATTCCAATGATACCTACCGTTGGACATAAGGGTAAAGGAATAACTAAACTAATGCAAAAAATAGTCGATGTTTATGAGGATAAAGACCCAATAGTCAGACATATACATATCCACTACGGTGCCGAGGTTGAGAAAGCAATTGAATGTATAGAGCCTTTAATAAATGAAAATAGAGATATTATTGCTCACCGATCGCCCCGATATTTGGCTATAAGAGCATTAGAGTCTGATGCTTTAGTTAGAGGGATTTTATCGAAAGCCGATAATTTTGAGGATATTCATAAAGTAACTAAAGAGAACGCAAAAAGAATTGAGACCTACTATACCGAAAAAATCGAAACTATAATTGCCGATGCCCGATATGGCTTTATTTCCGGAGCATTGCGGGAAACATATAAACAAACAAAACAAAACAGAAGGCAACTAACCGATTCGATAGACGCTGTATTAACCCACAAAATTTTCGGTTTCCCCATATTTTTTGCGTTTATGTTTATAATGTTTTACGCAACATTTAACTTGGGCAAGTATCCCGTAGAATGGATTGAATCGGCTGTTAGCTGGATTAACAGTATAGTTTCAAATATCCTGCCTGATGGCTCTTTCAAAGATTTGCTGACCGATGGAATAATAAGCGGTGTTGGAAGTGTTTTGGTGTTCTTGCCTAATATTCTAATACTATTCTTTTTTATTTCATTTATGGAAGATACTGGTTATATGGCTCGTGCAGCATTTATTATGGATAAAGTAATGCATAAAATGGGGCTGCACGGGAAGAGCTTTATATCGCTTCTTATGGGTTTTGGTTGCAATGTTCCTGCTATTCTGAGTACCCGAATGCTTGAGAATAAAAATGACCGTATCCTTACAATGTTAATCAATCCATTTATGTCGTGCAGTGCGCGGTTGCCTGTGTATATATTGATTATTGGTGCTTTCTTCCCAAAATATCCCACACTTATGTTAATGGGAATATATCTGTTTGGAATTTTATTGGCAGTCGTGACAGCTATTATTTTCAAAAAAACGCTGTTTAAACAGAAAGAGGCTCCTTTTGTAATGGAGCTTCCTCCCTATCGCATGCCAACAGCAAAGGTTGTTTTAAGAAATATGTGGAACAAGAGCTACGAGTATATAAGAAAAGTAGGTGGAACTATTTTAGTTGCCGTAATCATCATATGGTCATTAGGTTATTTCCCAAGAAACAGTGAATTGGACACACAAAAAGAGCAAGAGATAGCCTCTGTTGTTTCAAATAGTGACAGTTACACCAACCCTACAGCAGTAATTGATTCTATTTCAAACGAATACAAATCGAAACATTTCGAACAATCTTATCTAAGGTCTATTGGGACAGCAATTGAACCTATTTTACGTCCTGCCGGCATTGATTGGCAATTAGGAGTAAGTATAGTTACTGGAATTGCAGCCAAAGAGGTAATAATAAGTACATTAAGCGTAATCTATCACGTAAACGATGACAACGAAGATAACACATCGTTAAAAGAGATACTAATTGCTAAATCTAAGAACGATGAATCAGGTATAACACACTTATCTGCGCTGTCGTTCCTTGTTTTTGTGCTAATTTACTTTCCATGTGTTGGAGTTGTGGTAGCGGTAAAAAAAGAGACAAACGGCTGGAAATGGCCCCTATTTTTGGTTGCCTACACTACAATTCTTGCGTGGGTAATTGCTGTAATTGTTTATCAGGTGGGGAGCTTGTTTTTATAG
- a CDS encoding glycosyltransferase produces MFDLLNINKQLLTQNWSLYLFFIVAVAVFIQLIYYFFVYFRVTLHRHKKTEDINRDVSVVICARNEEQNLIDNLPKLVSQNYSNYEVFIILDACIDGSLDLMKNLVKEYSCLRYTVIVKDDKFTHGKKLALTVGIKGAKSDKLLLTDADCYPASQNWITRMAYHFNAGYDIVLGYGKYKPQKGFLNRIIRYDTFFIGQQYLGMALSGLPYMGVGRNLAYKRSVYDAQGGFSKHSHIESGDDDLLINAAANRNNCTIEIHPDAHTISKAPETFKRWRNQKGRHLRASAMYKKRDKFLLAFEPFTRLIVWFAPIPLYFVEEWCLVALALSLLRFIVFMTILKLNMRKLNEKGIWLLAPIFDIILPLFTFGMMLSNRFRKRSIPWR; encoded by the coding sequence ATGTTCGACTTATTAAATATTAATAAACAGCTACTTACGCAAAACTGGAGCCTCTATTTGTTCTTTATTGTCGCTGTGGCTGTCTTTATTCAGCTTATTTACTACTTTTTTGTCTATTTCAGAGTAACACTACATAGGCACAAAAAAACTGAAGATATAAACAGAGATGTTTCTGTGGTAATTTGTGCTCGTAACGAGGAGCAGAATTTAATTGATAATCTTCCCAAACTCGTATCGCAAAACTATTCAAATTACGAGGTTTTCATAATTCTCGATGCTTGCATTGACGGCTCACTTGATTTGATGAAAAATCTTGTAAAAGAGTACAGTTGTTTGAGATACACAGTGATAGTTAAAGATGATAAATTTACCCACGGGAAAAAACTTGCGCTGACAGTTGGCATTAAAGGTGCAAAAAGTGATAAATTATTACTAACCGATGCAGATTGTTATCCAGCTTCGCAAAATTGGATTACAAGAATGGCATATCATTTTAATGCAGGTTACGATATAGTGCTTGGCTATGGTAAATATAAGCCACAAAAAGGATTTCTCAACCGTATCATTAGATATGACACATTCTTTATTGGGCAACAATATCTTGGTATGGCTTTGTCGGGACTTCCATATATGGGAGTGGGCAGAAACTTGGCATATAAGCGAAGCGTATATGATGCTCAAGGAGGATTTTCGAAACACTCTCATATTGAATCTGGAGATGATGATCTATTGATTAACGCTGCTGCCAACAGAAATAATTGTACAATTGAAATACACCCTGATGCACATACAATATCAAAAGCGCCTGAAACCTTTAAAAGATGGAGAAATCAAAAAGGTCGTCATTTGCGTGCATCGGCAATGTATAAAAAAAGAGACAAGTTCCTGTTGGCATTCGAGCCTTTTACTCGTTTGATTGTTTGGTTTGCACCAATACCATTGTATTTCGTGGAAGAATGGTGTTTAGTAGCATTGGCACTCTCTTTGCTACGATTTATCGTATTTATGACCATTCTAAAGCTCAATATGAGGAAGTTAAACGAGAAAGGAATTTGGTTATTGGCACCTATTTTCGATATTATCTTACCACTATTTACCTTTGGAATGATGTTGTCAAACAGATTCAGAAAAAGGTCAATTCCATGGAGATAA
- a CDS encoding oligopeptide transporter, OPT family → MSDEQTEKIKGLPDNAYTELKEGEEYQPVMSPYKDVPEVNLWSVSIGLLMAILFSAAAAYLGLKIGQVFEAAIPIAIIAVGLSTAFKRKGSLGENVIIQSIGASSGVIVAGAIFTLPALYILGLNAEFYKVFLSSLIGGVLGILFLIPFRKYFVSDMHGKLPFPEATATTEVLISGEKGGSQAKLLVISMLIGGIYDFIIATFGWWSEVITTRVTEFGAQLAEKAKLVFKLNVGAAVMGLGYIIGLRYTAIIAAGSFLAWLVLIPIISYLAPGMTVPVGFNVSEVLSTMSAEEIFTNYIRPVGIGGIAMAGIIGIINSSNIIKKAFGLAASELFKKDKSVAKEELRTRRDISMKIIAIGTLITIIAMFIFFYFGILHNLTQTIVAVLIVMIIAFLFTTVAANAIAIVGSNPVSGMTLMTLIIASIVLTSVGLSGESGMVAALIIGGVVCTALSMAGGFISDLKVGYWLGSSPYKQQTWKFLGTLVSAATVGGVIILLNKTYGFTGEGALVAPQANAMAAVIEPMMSGNPAPWLLYVAGAFLALILTLIKIPALAFALGMFLPMELTAPLLVGGVIAHIVSTRSKDAAVNKSRKERGTLIASGFIAGGALMGVVSAILKFGGIDLINEAWAKSNSAEILGFVMFIGLCGYLIWESLRAKPEVE, encoded by the coding sequence ATGTCAGACGAACAAACCGAAAAAATCAAGGGTCTTCCCGACAATGCTTACACCGAGTTGAAGGAAGGTGAAGAGTATCAACCCGTAATGTCGCCCTATAAAGATGTACCTGAGGTAAACTTATGGTCGGTATCCATAGGGCTTTTAATGGCTATTCTGTTTTCTGCAGCGGCAGCTTATCTGGGATTAAAAATCGGACAAGTGTTCGAAGCAGCTATCCCAATTGCAATTATTGCTGTGGGATTGTCAACAGCATTTAAACGCAAAGGCTCTTTGGGGGAAAACGTTATTATTCAGAGTATTGGAGCCAGTTCGGGCGTTATTGTTGCTGGTGCAATTTTCACATTGCCTGCCCTTTATATTTTGGGTTTGAACGCCGAGTTTTACAAAGTGTTTCTATCATCGCTTATTGGAGGTGTTTTAGGTATTCTTTTTTTAATTCCATTCCGCAAGTACTTTGTTTCCGATATGCACGGAAAACTTCCTTTCCCCGAAGCCACCGCCACAACTGAGGTGCTTATTTCGGGCGAAAAAGGTGGAAGCCAAGCTAAGTTATTGGTTATCAGTATGCTTATTGGAGGGATTTACGACTTTATAATCGCAACTTTTGGATGGTGGAGCGAGGTTATTACAACCCGCGTAACCGAATTTGGAGCGCAATTAGCAGAAAAAGCAAAATTAGTGTTCAAACTCAATGTTGGTGCAGCAGTTATGGGACTTGGCTATATAATTGGATTACGCTACACAGCCATTATTGCAGCAGGTTCTTTCCTTGCTTGGTTAGTTCTTATTCCAATTATAAGTTATTTGGCTCCTGGAATGACAGTGCCCGTTGGTTTTAATGTTTCGGAGGTACTTTCGACAATGTCAGCCGAAGAGATATTTACTAATTATATACGTCCTGTAGGTATCGGAGGTATTGCTATGGCAGGTATTATTGGCATAATAAATTCATCGAATATAATTAAAAAAGCTTTTGGATTGGCTGCTTCTGAGTTGTTCAAAAAAGATAAATCAGTAGCAAAAGAGGAGCTGCGTACACGTCGTGATATCTCTATGAAGATTATTGCTATCGGTACACTAATTACAATTATTGCAATGTTTATATTCTTCTACTTTGGAATTCTACACAACCTAACACAAACGATTGTAGCTGTTTTGATAGTTATGATAATTGCATTTCTGTTTACCACAGTTGCAGCTAACGCAATTGCAATTGTAGGCTCAAACCCAGTTTCAGGAATGACTTTGATGACATTGATTATTGCTTCAATAGTACTTACATCAGTTGGATTATCGGGAGAATCGGGAATGGTTGCAGCTCTAATAATCGGAGGTGTGGTTTGTACAGCACTATCAATGGCTGGCGGATTTATATCCGACTTAAAAGTTGGATATTGGTTAGGATCATCTCCATACAAACAACAGACATGGAAATTCTTAGGAACTTTGGTTTCTGCCGCTACCGTTGGTGGAGTAATCATTTTATTAAATAAAACTTACGGTTTTACTGGCGAAGGAGCCTTAGTTGCACCACAAGCAAACGCTATGGCAGCTGTGATAGAGCCAATGATGAGCGGAAATCCTGCTCCATGGTTACTTTACGTGGCTGGTGCTTTTCTTGCACTAATTCTGACTTTGATAAAAATTCCTGCATTAGCATTTGCTTTGGGAATGTTCTTGCCCATGGAACTTACAGCACCACTACTTGTTGGTGGTGTGATAGCTCACATTGTATCAACAAGAAGTAAAGATGCTGCTGTGAACAAATCACGCAAAGAGCGCGGAACGCTTATAGCATCAGGATTTATCGCAGGAGGAGCTTTAATGGGAGTTGTTAGCGCAATATTAAAATTTGGTGGTATTGACCTTATCAATGAAGCGTGGGCAAAATCAAACAGCGCCGAAATCCTTGGGTTTGTAATGTTTATAGGACTTTGCGGATATTTAATTTGGGAGTCTTTGAGAGCTAAACCCGAAGTTGAATAA
- the gcvH gene encoding glycine cleavage system protein GcvH — translation MKLPANIKFTEEHEWVVIEGDIATIGITDFAQQQLGDIVFVEIETEGETLSKGEVFGTVEAVKTVSDLFMPLSGEVIEVNEELNSSPETVNKDPYGKGWMIKVKMTNMSEKDDLLSEDEYKAHIS, via the coding sequence ATGAAATTACCAGCTAATATTAAATTTACAGAAGAACACGAATGGGTAGTAATTGAAGGAGATATTGCAACCATTGGTATTACCGATTTTGCACAACAACAACTTGGCGATATCGTATTTGTAGAAATCGAAACTGAAGGCGAAACCTTATCTAAAGGCGAGGTTTTTGGAACAGTAGAAGCAGTTAAAACTGTTTCAGACCTATTTATGCCATTATCAGGTGAAGTTATTGAAGTAAACGAGGAACTTAATTCAAGCCCCGAAACAGTTAATAAAGATCCATACGGAAAAGGTTGGATGATTAAAGTTAAAATGACAAACATGTCTGAAAAAGATGACCTACTTAGTGAAGATGAATATAAAGCTCATATAAGTTAA
- the pepT gene encoding peptidase T has translation MINKQSLIDRFLRYVKIDTQSDPTVTDKFPSTEKQLNLSNLLVKELKEMGLSDVSIDKYGYVMATIPANVTHEVPTIGFLAHVDTAPDMSGKDVAPRFIENYDGKDIVLNKEMGVTLSVKDFPELNNYKGQTLIVTDGTTLLGADDKAGIAEIMSAVEYIMKNKDFKHGTIKIGFTVDEEVGRGVDHFNVKRFAADYAYTLDGGAIGEIEYENFNAAGATITIQGKNIHPGYAKDKMINSMQVAHEFNAMLPPQQRPEHTAGYEGFYHLIGINGEVENTTLQYIVRDHDRNIFEARKKAMQDITAYLNNKYGEKVVTLNLTDQYYNMREKVEPVYHVVELATKAMEAVNVKPKIKPIRGGTDGARLSYMGLPCPNLFAGGENFHGRYEYVAVESMIKATEVILKIIELYAKK, from the coding sequence ATGATAAATAAACAATCACTTATCGACCGTTTTTTACGGTATGTAAAAATTGATACACAAAGTGACCCTACGGTTACCGACAAATTTCCGAGCACAGAAAAGCAACTTAATCTATCGAACCTCTTGGTTAAAGAACTGAAAGAGATGGGATTATCGGACGTTTCGATTGATAAATATGGATACGTTATGGCTACCATTCCTGCAAACGTCACCCACGAAGTCCCCACAATCGGATTTTTGGCGCACGTTGACACTGCCCCCGATATGTCAGGCAAAGATGTCGCTCCCAGATTTATCGAAAACTACGATGGTAAGGATATCGTACTAAACAAAGAGATGGGCGTAACCCTGTCGGTAAAAGATTTTCCAGAACTAAACAACTATAAAGGTCAAACACTTATCGTAACAGACGGAACAACCCTTTTGGGTGCAGACGATAAAGCCGGAATTGCCGAGATAATGAGTGCTGTGGAGTATATAATGAAAAACAAGGATTTCAAACACGGCACTATCAAAATCGGATTTACTGTTGACGAAGAGGTAGGACGAGGAGTCGATCATTTTAACGTTAAACGCTTTGCCGCCGACTATGCATATACCTTAGATGGTGGAGCAATTGGCGAAATTGAGTACGAAAACTTTAATGCTGCCGGAGCAACAATAACCATACAGGGAAAAAATATCCACCCGGGTTACGCAAAAGACAAGATGATTAACTCAATGCAAGTTGCACACGAGTTTAACGCTATGCTACCGCCTCAACAACGCCCCGAACACACAGCAGGCTACGAGGGATTTTATCATCTGATTGGAATTAATGGAGAAGTTGAAAACACCACGCTACAATATATTGTACGCGACCACGACCGCAACATTTTCGAAGCACGTAAAAAGGCGATGCAGGATATAACAGCCTATCTGAACAATAAGTATGGCGAAAAGGTTGTAACACTCAACCTTACCGACCAATATTACAATATGCGCGAAAAGGTAGAGCCTGTGTATCACGTTGTTGAGCTTGCAACAAAAGCTATGGAAGCGGTAAACGTTAAACCCAAAATAAAACCAATACGTGGTGGCACCGATGGTGCGCGACTGTCGTATATGGGACTCCCCTGCCCTAACCTGTTTGCAGGTGGCGAGAACTTTCACGGACGATATGAATACGTTGCAGTAGAGAGCATGATTAAAGCTACCGAAGTGATATTGAAGATTATTGAGCTTTACGCTAAGAAGTAG
- the pgeF gene encoding peptidoglycan editing factor PgeF: MIFFDTPISYFKFENLSKFSDRIVHFITTRNHLNDNNFSIGLNDFIPNNKVIDNRKALANQFNLELNNFVFANQIHSDKIALITDIHKGLGTINRETAIADTDAMITHYPNICIMSQSADCVPILFYDPVKNVIAAAHAGWKGTIARIAENVVKYFVEKYNSNPSDLVVGIGPCIGTCCYEVGEEVIEQAKSSLKNADGLFTVIPKFKNPVFDLVKANYNILIELGLNPKNIETANICTKCNNEMFFSARAGDRGRFGAFILLR, translated from the coding sequence ATGATCTTTTTTGACACACCTATCAGCTATTTCAAATTTGAAAACCTTAGCAAGTTCTCAGACCGAATTGTCCATTTTATTACAACACGAAACCATTTGAATGACAACAACTTCAGCATCGGACTTAATGATTTCATACCCAACAATAAGGTTATAGACAACAGAAAGGCACTTGCTAATCAATTTAATTTAGAACTGAACAACTTTGTTTTTGCAAATCAAATACATAGCGACAAAATAGCATTAATAACTGATATTCACAAGGGTTTAGGAACAATTAACCGCGAAACTGCAATTGCCGACACCGATGCTATGATTACCCATTACCCGAATATCTGCATTATGTCTCAATCAGCCGATTGTGTTCCTATTCTTTTTTACGATCCTGTGAAAAACGTTATAGCTGCAGCCCACGCTGGATGGAAAGGGACAATTGCCAGAATTGCCGAAAATGTGGTAAAATATTTCGTTGAAAAATATAACTCCAATCCTTCAGATTTAGTTGTCGGAATTGGTCCTTGCATTGGAACGTGTTGCTACGAAGTTGGAGAGGAAGTGATTGAACAAGCCAAATCATCGTTAAAAAATGCAGATGGGTTATTTACTGTAATCCCAAAATTTAAAAACCCTGTATTTGACTTAGTAAAAGCTAATTACAATATTTTGATAGAATTGGGCTTGAACCCCAAAAACATTGAAACAGCCAATATTTGCACAAAGTGCAATAACGAGATGTTTTTCTCTGCACGTGCAGGCGATAGGGGGCGCTTTGGAGCATTCATATTGCTACGCTGA
- a CDS encoding sigma-70 family RNA polymerase sigma factor codes for MEINPGLSQRAREDYELVLQVQKGDEKAFAILLRRYKDSVYFMLCKMVNNQTDAEDLTIETFAKVFQNIDKYSPYYAFSTWLFRIASNHCIDFIRRKKEHTRIAGVSQDDRWEDGNHRYIQVETPDLNPEGLLINKQKANILRSIVKELKPKYSKLIELRYFEEHSYEEIAEIMNMPIGTVKAQLFRAKELLYNILRDKKQSI; via the coding sequence ATGGAGATAAATCCCGGTTTGTCACAAAGGGCACGAGAAGATTACGAGCTGGTTTTGCAAGTTCAAAAGGGCGATGAAAAAGCGTTTGCCATTTTGTTAAGACGATACAAGGATTCTGTCTATTTTATGCTCTGTAAAATGGTTAATAATCAGACAGATGCGGAAGATTTAACCATCGAAACATTTGCAAAAGTTTTCCAAAATATCGACAAATATTCTCCGTACTATGCTTTTAGCACTTGGTTATTCAGAATCGCTTCTAACCATTGTATTGATTTTATACGCCGTAAAAAAGAGCATACCCGAATTGCTGGAGTGAGCCAAGATGACAGATGGGAAGATGGAAATCACAGATATATACAGGTCGAAACACCAGATTTAAACCCCGAAGGCTTACTGATAAACAAACAAAAGGCAAATATCTTACGTTCTATTGTTAAAGAGTTAAAACCCAAGTATAGCAAGCTAATAGAGTTAAGATATTTTGAAGAGCACAGTTATGAAGAGATTGCCGAAATAATGAATATGCCCATAGGAACCGTTAAAGCTCAACTATTTAGAGCTAAGGAACTTTTATACAACATACTTCGCGATAAAAAACAGAGTATTTGA